TGCGTCCGGAGCTGATCGAAAAGGGCATTTACGGTCTGACCATCGGCTTCGGGTTTGGAGGCCTGTTGATTGGCATCGACGAGATGTTGAAGGGGTTTTCTCTTCGGGCCTTTTCCGCGGCGACCTTCGGCTTGCTGCTGGGGAGCTTGATCGCCTGGTTGCTCGATCGGTCGGGCTTGTTCGTGTACGCCGACGAACGCGGAATGTGGCTGATCCGGCTTTGCCTCTTCGTCGCGTTCGGGTACATCGGCATGGTGCTGGCCATGCGCAGCAACAAGGAGGATTTTTCACTGATCATTCCGTACGTGCGCTTCGCGTCGCAAAACAAGCCGGACAACCTGCTTTTGCTCGACACGAGCGTGATCATCGACGGACGCGTCGCGGATCTGATCGAGGCCAATTTCCTGGAAGGCATCATCGTCGTTCCTCGATTCGTCCTGAAAGAATTGCAGCAAATCGCCGATTCGAGCGACCCCATCCGCCGCGCGCGAGGCCGGCGCGGTCTGGAAATGCTCAGCCGCATCCAGCGGAATCAACGCAACGA
Above is a genomic segment from Verrucomicrobiota bacterium containing:
- a CDS encoding TRAM domain-containing protein, which produces MSLWVVRILFLLLCTAGGYAISQVRPELIEKGIYGLTIGFGFGGLLIGIDEMLKGFSLRAFSAATFGLLLGSLIAWLLDRSGLFVYADERGMWLIRLCLFVAFGYIGMVLAMRSNKEDFSLIIPYVRFASQNKPDNLLLLDTSVIIDGRVADLIEANFLEGIIVVPRFVLKELQQIADSSDPIRRARGRRGLEMLSRIQRNQRNEVKIHEGEFPEETSVDAKLVRLAHMLSARLFTNDYNLGKIAELQSVSFVNVNQLASSLKPVILPGESLNLRLVREGKDKGQGVGYLNDGTMVVVNQAHNLIGQQVEVQVQSLLQTGAGVIIFADLKSPAKSTLAA